The following is a genomic window from Butyricimonas faecihominis.
CGTTGTCCCGTGATGACGGACGAGAATATGGGAGAAGCCATGCGTTACGTGGCGGCTCACGAGATCGGTCATACGTTAGGGTTAATGCATAATTTTGGAGCATCAGCGGCTTACCCGGTTGAGAAGTTGAGAGACCCGGAGTTTACTCAAAAGTACGGGACTACCCCGTCGATCATGGATTACGCTCGGTTTAACTACGTGGCACAGCCCGGAGATTTAGAGAAAGGTGTAAAGTTGACACCTCCTTTAATTGGCGAGTATGATAAATTTGCTATTAAATACGGTTATCAGGTACTCCCGAACGTGAAGAGTGCGGATGATGAGAAAGAAATTTTGCGGGGATGGGTGAGAGAACAGATAGGAAATAAGATGTGTTTTTACGGGAAACAGGTGTTTCAATTTAATTTTGACCCTCGTTCCATGGCAGAGGATTTAGGGGATGATGTGGTGAAAGCAAATACTTATGGTCTTAAAAATTTGAAGTACGTGGCAGCTAATTTCGTGGATTGGATAGCTGTAAATGACGAGGGATATGCTGCGGTGGAAAGTACTTATAAAGAGATTATCGCTCAGTTTGTCCGGTTTATGGATCACGCGATGGTGAGTGTTGGGGGAATGTATATTAACCCGAAATATTACGGTGATCCGGAGCCTCTTTACGAGTATGTTCCTAAAGCGAAACAGGTTGCAGCCTTGAAGTTCGTGCTGAAGAATTTGAACGAGTTGCAGGACTGGATTATTAATGATAAGGTTACCGCTATTATCGGACCTACGGCCAAGCATTACGTGGCTCAAACGCAATTCTTCAACGAGTTGTTGACAAAAGAAATGTTAGGTCGTTTGCAAATAAACGAGGTGGACGGAAAGAATGTATTTACGTTGGATGAGTATATGGGAATTATTTTTGACGAGATGTTTACCAAGAAAACCGGAAATTTGAAGCTGGCGGATATGGCATTTCAGAATTCTTTCGTGGAGAACTTGACCGGTTACATGGATAAAGGAGAGTTCAAGAGTGCGGGGAGGCATTCGTTGAGAGAATGGACGAACGAGACTACTTGTAGTTGTCATGCTTATTGCGAGTCTCGTCATAGTTTTGATGCCGTGGATCCTCTAGGTGAAATCGTGTTATCCCCGAGAATTGACAAGTCAAATAAGCGTCCGATCGTGATGAAGTATTTGCGAAAAACATACAACACGGCTAAAAGTCGGATGAATACAGGAAATGAAAAAACACGTGAACATTATCGATTATTAGTGTTAAAATTGAATTATTTATTCGATTAATTAATTTATAGAGATTTGTGTTTTTTTATCCCCGGGAGAGAGAAGGCTCCCGGGGATTCTTGTGTAATGGCTATGATAGCTAGTTTGTTATATGTTTGAATGAATTATGTTTGATGAGGGGGCAAACGTATTGTTAAAGAAAAATTGTGAATTTCTCCTAGAATCTTGAAACAAAATACACGTTTGTTTCGTATAACGGATTAAGTATATTTTTTTAATTTGAAGATATAATATATCTTTGTATCCATTTTAAATATAATTAGTTGTGTGCTAGAAGTGAAACATAATATCGTGTAAGTTAATGGGTATGACAGACGAGAAGAAAATTATTTTTTCCATGATGGGGGTGAGTAAAACGATACCACCTCAAAGAAAGATTATAAAGGATATTTATCTTTCCTTTTTTTACGGGGCAAAAATCGGAGTGATCGGTTTGAACGGTTCTGGAAAATCGACGTTATTGAAAATTATTGCCGGGTTGGACCCGAATTACGAGGGTAAGGTGATCTGGTCGAAAGAACATTCTATCGGCTATTTGCCTCAGGAACCTCAGTTGGATGATTCCAAGACCGTGAAAGAGGTCGTGCAGGAAGGTGTTCAGGGGGTGATGGATTTGTTGAAAGAGTACGAGGAGGTGAACATGAAGTTTGCCGAACCGATGAGTGATGAGGAGATGGATAAGTTAATGACTCGTCAGGGGGAATTGACGGAATTGATCGAGCATCACGGCGGATGGGAGATTGACCAGAAGTTGGAGAGGGCGATGGATGCCTTGCGTTGCCCGGAACCGGACGCGGAAGTGAAGTTCCTTTCCGGGGGAGAACGTCGTCGGGTGGCCTTGTGTCGCTTGTTGTTGCAGGAACCGGATATTTTGTTGCTGGATGAGCCGACGAACCATTTGGATGCCGAGTCGGTGGAATGGTTGGAACAACACTTGCATCAATATCCCGGTACGGTGATTTGCGTGACGCATGATCGTTACTTCTTGGATAACGTGGCCGGTTGGATACTGGAACTAGACCGGGGTGAGGGAATTCCATGGGAAGGAAATTATTCTTCTTGGTTAGAGCAGAAGGCAAAACGATTGGAACAGGAGGAAAAACAGGCCAGCAAACGCCGGAAGACGC
Proteins encoded in this region:
- a CDS encoding zinc-dependent metalloprotease — encoded protein: MKRLFYVFVLLCFTLNFASASDELWGKRKKKKDTSEKVESRDSTSKTSSESAYEKFMKEATVKKGMFNVIKKKDKIYLEIPKKLMNRDYLISSRVSSTSRTWQIDPGTINRTPLLITFSCDENKVYIHFPHLDYVCKESSEMYEAYKRHSNPPIWKAFKIEVMSKDSSNCVIDATPLFLSSIAEFSPFPDLPAEVRMIVPFGGSFQSDRSKIEEFKAFEDNIIVKSMMTYTTDKEGPLTTIEARNIIILPETPMVPRYADERIGFFEESRKLFDEHHDRLQQYGIINRWDLQPKDMDKYLAGELVEPVKPIVWYVDPAIPEKWRKYVKLGIADWNIAFEAIGFKNAIVVKDYPVDDPNFDPDDIHYNCYRFVTSAKENSMGPSWIDPRSGEILCGDVISWYGVVTLLNKWRMIQTGAVDPSVRCPVMTDENMGEAMRYVAAHEIGHTLGLMHNFGASAAYPVEKLRDPEFTQKYGTTPSIMDYARFNYVAQPGDLEKGVKLTPPLIGEYDKFAIKYGYQVLPNVKSADDEKEILRGWVREQIGNKMCFYGKQVFQFNFDPRSMAEDLGDDVVKANTYGLKNLKYVAANFVDWIAVNDEGYAAVESTYKEIIAQFVRFMDHAMVSVGGMYINPKYYGDPEPLYEYVPKAKQVAALKFVLKNLNELQDWIINDKVTAIIGPTAKHYVAQTQFFNELLTKEMLGRLQINEVDGKNVFTLDEYMGIIFDEMFTKKTGNLKLADMAFQNSFVENLTGYMDKGEFKSAGRHSLREWTNETTCSCHAYCESRHSFDAVDPLGEIVLSPRIDKSNKRPIVMKYLRKTYNTAKSRMNTGNEKTREHYRLLVLKLNYLFD